A region from the Candidatus Persebacteraceae bacterium Df01 genome encodes:
- a CDS encoding DUF4147 domain-containing protein — MSADYWLQLLRRSFDAAVSSANPAIIIPSHLPPPPTGKLIIVGAGKAAAGMAQAVEAHYSPSVSLSGAIIIPHGTPAPQFARIDILRGAHPLPDNASAQSTQRLIHEITQASADDFVLALVSGGGSSLLGAPLDGLSLKDSRHVIYQLLQAGADVRDINIVRRHLSVALGGRLAAMCRAPILALIISDVVGDAPADIASGPFSGDISTCADALAVLSAHNVDCPPTLVTMFADGTAETPTGHFIYVENRIIAGAEQALAAGAETLRRGGVQTVINWGEHAGDAHELAMTHKQKLLAVQSEPHPIALISGGEATVNVIGGGRGGRNTEFALSLWRENVATHVLSCDTDGIDGQQTAAGAMFGPQEQRRAVEMKLLAEGYLADNNSGDFFARLDTLINTGPTGVNVNDYRVCLLI; from the coding sequence GTGTCTGCTGACTATTGGTTACAGTTATTGCGTCGGTCGTTTGATGCCGCCGTTTCATCAGCTAATCCGGCGATAATTATTCCCTCCCACTTGCCGCCACCGCCGACAGGAAAATTAATTATTGTTGGTGCTGGCAAAGCCGCTGCCGGTATGGCACAAGCAGTTGAGGCGCATTATTCACCATCCGTTTCTCTTAGCGGAGCGATAATTATTCCGCATGGCACACCAGCGCCGCAATTTGCGCGCATTGATATTCTCAGAGGCGCTCATCCATTACCTGATAACGCCAGCGCTCAATCAACACAACGCCTCATTCATGAAATAACGCAAGCGAGCGCGGACGATTTTGTGTTGGCGCTTGTCAGTGGTGGTGGTTCTAGCTTATTAGGGGCGCCGTTGGACGGTTTATCCTTGAAAGACAGTAGGCACGTTATTTACCAATTACTGCAGGCTGGCGCCGACGTGCGTGATATTAATATTGTTCGTCGCCATTTGTCGGTGGCACTGGGAGGGAGATTGGCTGCCATGTGTCGTGCGCCGATATTGGCGCTTATTATTTCAGACGTTGTCGGTGATGCACCGGCAGATATTGCTTCCGGCCCTTTTTCTGGTGATATATCTACCTGTGCTGACGCTCTTGCGGTATTGAGTGCTCACAATGTTGATTGCCCGCCGACGCTGGTAACAATGTTTGCTGATGGAACGGCGGAAACACCCACTGGTCATTTTATTTATGTGGAAAACCGGATTATCGCCGGTGCCGAACAAGCACTGGCAGCAGGTGCGGAAACTCTTCGGCGCGGTGGCGTGCAGACTGTTATTAATTGGGGAGAACATGCTGGTGACGCTCATGAATTAGCGATGACACATAAGCAAAAATTACTTGCAGTGCAAAGCGAGCCGCATCCAATAGCACTCATCAGCGGCGGTGAGGCAACGGTGAATGTTATCGGTGGTGGTAGAGGTGGGCGTAATACCGAATTTGCACTTTCGTTGTGGAGAGAGAATGTAGCAACCCACGTGCTCTCCTGTGATACTGACGGTATAGATGGTCAGCAAACGGCGGCGGGGGCAATGTTTGGTCCGCAGGAGCAGCGTAGGGCAGTAGAAATGAAATTGTTAGCAGAAGGTTATTTGGCTGATAATAATTCAGGTGATTTTTTTGCTCGGTTGGACACACTAATTAATACTGGTCCAACCGGTGTTAACGTCAATGATTATCGAGTATGCTTATTAATTTAG
- a CDS encoding trypsin-like peptidase domain-containing protein produces the protein MERNAKSLWLLFAQTVAVLTAATLVWQTFWRVPVASYADKLSRALPSVVGIYGRHHADLPSSGTSVGAGVIVGAEHVLTNYHLIANMAVVEVDVNGDKRMAEVVGLAPEIDIALLRAPGAKQLPVIEFADDSNLQQGDVVFAIGNPFGLNRSVSMGIISAVGRSQLGLINQEDFIQTDAAINPGSSGGALINASGELIGISSALFARHPEATPQGIGFAVRANVVRRSLQDFLPQSKTPADNPLGAELRPLSERLQEDILDFTPASQPVMLVSRVWSGTPAEKLGLLPGDIVLEVNGDVPQAVSDTGVLPLSLRNIMVLRAGEERFLRLPAPY, from the coding sequence ATGGAGCGAAACGCTAAATCTCTATGGTTACTATTTGCTCAAACGGTGGCAGTGTTGACCGCTGCTACGCTGGTGTGGCAAACTTTTTGGCGCGTTCCCGTAGCTTCATATGCCGACAAATTATCGCGAGCGTTACCTTCAGTGGTAGGTATTTACGGTCGTCACCATGCCGATTTGCCCTCAAGCGGTACCAGTGTCGGTGCTGGCGTTATTGTTGGAGCAGAGCATGTACTTACTAATTACCATCTCATTGCTAACATGGCTGTGGTGGAAGTGGACGTCAATGGTGATAAACGAATGGCAGAAGTAGTGGGTTTAGCTCCTGAAATTGATATTGCTTTGTTGCGCGCTCCGGGCGCCAAACAATTACCAGTCATTGAATTCGCTGATGATTCCAATTTGCAGCAAGGCGACGTAGTGTTTGCCATTGGCAATCCTTTTGGGCTCAACCGTTCGGTATCCATGGGTATCATTAGCGCTGTCGGAAGAAGCCAGTTAGGACTTATTAATCAGGAAGACTTTATTCAAACTGACGCCGCCATCAACCCTGGTAGTTCTGGTGGTGCTCTAATCAATGCCAGCGGGGAGCTAATCGGTATCAGTAGTGCTCTCTTTGCTCGTCATCCCGAAGCCACGCCGCAAGGCATTGGTTTTGCCGTGCGGGCAAATGTAGTGCGACGTTCATTACAAGATTTTCTGCCACAATCAAAAACACCGGCAGACAATCCCTTGGGCGCAGAATTGCGCCCGTTGTCAGAGCGGTTACAAGAGGATATTTTGGATTTCACTCCAGCTAGCCAGCCGGTTATGTTAGTGTCGCGGGTGTGGAGCGGTACGCCAGCGGAAAAATTAGGATTGTTACCCGGTGATATCGTACTAGAAGTTAATGGCGACGTGCCGCAGGCGGTGTCTGACACAGGCGTCTTGCCGTTGTCGCTACGCAATATTATGGTATTGCGTGCTGGTGAAGAGCGTTTTTTACGCTTGCCTGCGCCATACTGA
- the dctP gene encoding TRAP transporter substrate-binding protein DctP has product MQRRKFITAGLVTGSAALAAACGKKEEEKEQSPAPAVRKKYSWRMATTWPKDFPGLGIGANKLAKYITDMSDGELEVTVYGAGEIVPAFESFDAVSKGTVEMGHGAAYYWKGKSPATQFFAAVPFGLTAQEMNAWIYYGGGQELWDELYASFNLKPFLAGNTGVQMGGWFNREINSLDDMKGLKMRMPGLGGEVIGALGATPKALPGGEIFTSLQSGAIDATEWVGPYNDMAFGLYKAAKYYYYPGWHEPGTALETFVNKQAYDALPKHLQHVVATAAQAANMDMLSEFVARNGSALDTLISEHGVILKRFPDEVMKALKTTSEEVVNSVAEKDTASQKVYSAFTDFRKKVAGWTDLSETPYSQARNL; this is encoded by the coding sequence ATGCAACGCAGAAAATTTATTACCGCCGGTTTAGTAACGGGAAGTGCCGCATTGGCAGCAGCATGCGGCAAGAAAGAAGAAGAAAAAGAACAATCTCCTGCGCCGGCAGTACGCAAAAAATATTCATGGCGAATGGCGACAACATGGCCTAAAGATTTCCCAGGGTTAGGCATTGGTGCTAATAAATTAGCAAAATATATTACTGATATGTCAGATGGCGAGTTGGAAGTCACCGTATATGGTGCCGGCGAAATTGTGCCGGCTTTTGAGTCTTTTGATGCCGTCTCAAAAGGCACCGTCGAAATGGGACACGGAGCGGCATATTATTGGAAAGGCAAATCACCAGCAACGCAATTTTTTGCCGCTGTACCTTTTGGTCTCACCGCTCAAGAAATGAATGCTTGGATTTACTATGGTGGTGGCCAAGAATTGTGGGATGAGCTTTATGCTTCCTTTAATTTGAAACCTTTTTTGGCCGGTAATACCGGTGTACAAATGGGGGGCTGGTTCAACCGCGAAATTAATTCCTTGGATGATATGAAAGGTCTCAAAATGCGGATGCCTGGCCTCGGCGGAGAAGTCATTGGCGCTCTCGGTGCCACCCCGAAGGCATTGCCCGGAGGAGAGATATTTACCTCTCTACAATCAGGAGCAATTGATGCCACCGAATGGGTGGGACCGTACAATGATATGGCATTTGGTTTGTACAAAGCAGCCAAATATTATTATTACCCAGGTTGGCATGAGCCCGGCACAGCACTAGAAACTTTTGTTAACAAGCAAGCTTATGATGCACTACCGAAACACTTACAGCATGTGGTTGCAACAGCGGCGCAAGCAGCCAACATGGACATGCTAAGTGAATTCGTTGCCCGAAACGGATCTGCTTTAGATACCTTGATTTCAGAACATGGCGTGATACTCAAGCGATTTCCCGATGAAGTAATGAAAGCGCTCAAAACAACGAGCGAAGAAGTCGTGAACAGTGTTGCGGAGAAAGATACCGCAAGTCAGAAAGTCTATTCTGCTTTTACCGACTTTCGTAAAAAAGTAGCGGGCTGGACGGATTTGTCCGAAACGCCATATTCTCAAGCACGCAATTTGTAA
- a CDS encoding TRAP transporter small permease subunit — MRILLNRFAGAADAFNEYLGRALSYFLPVMVTITLVIIICATVFRIGWVWLQETVTYMHAILFTLAAAYTLRHDEHVRMDVFYIGLSKKNKAWVNLCGVLFMLTPTCIVTIFYAVPYVRDSWSVFEHSMEGDGLPAVFLLKTCIPIMAALLLLQGAAIAAKALLIIFPPTIANTD; from the coding sequence ATGCGTATCTTATTAAATCGCTTTGCTGGTGCTGCAGATGCTTTTAATGAATACCTTGGTCGCGCATTATCATATTTTTTGCCTGTTATGGTGACGATAACATTAGTCATTATTATTTGCGCCACCGTGTTTCGTATTGGCTGGGTATGGCTACAAGAAACAGTTACCTATATGCATGCTATATTGTTCACTCTTGCTGCTGCTTATACGTTACGGCATGATGAACATGTGCGCATGGATGTTTTTTATATTGGGTTATCAAAAAAAAATAAGGCGTGGGTTAATTTATGTGGGGTATTATTTATGTTGACACCCACTTGTATTGTCACTATCTTCTATGCAGTACCCTATGTGCGTGATTCGTGGTCGGTGTTTGAGCATTCAATGGAAGGAGATGGATTACCTGCAGTATTTTTACTCAAAACTTGCATTCCGATAATGGCCGCCCTACTGTTGCTACAAGGAGCTGCTATAGCAGCCAAAGCGTTATTGATTATTTTTCCGCCCACAATAGCAAATACGGATTAA
- a CDS encoding TRAP transporter large permease subunit: MELYIALLLAVVGVCLFSGFPVAFALAGGALMVAGIGHLLGDFDTSYLGATPSRLYGIMTNETLIAVPLFVFMGLLLERGKISEGLLIAMGRLFGKMRGGLAISVCLVGAILAASTGIVGATVVTMGLISLPVMLRHHYHPALACGVITASGTLGQIIPPSIVLVILGDVISNANQKAQLSMGNFSPDTVSVGDLFFGALLPGLFLVVIYIAYIIAISLIKPDWTPAVQKEDPATTTTSVWQALVSPILLIFAVLGSILAGIATPTEAAAVGAGGAMLLAFFKKSMTPELWRDAMTQTTRITCMVFVILIGASIFSLVFRGFGGDDVVTEALKSLPGGVITAFFTVMLLMFVLGFFLDFLEIIFVVVPIVAPVLIQLGMDPIWLGVMIAVNLQTSFLTPPFGFALFYLRGVVPESVSTGTIYRGAIPFVALQILVLLALWFFPAAATWLPHKIYG; this comes from the coding sequence ATGGAACTGTATATTGCACTGCTATTAGCGGTGGTAGGTGTGTGCCTGTTCAGCGGTTTTCCGGTCGCTTTTGCATTGGCCGGTGGTGCACTTATGGTTGCCGGCATAGGTCATTTGTTGGGCGATTTTGACACTTCTTATTTAGGAGCAACCCCATCCCGACTGTACGGCATCATGACCAATGAAACGCTGATTGCCGTACCGTTATTTGTATTTATGGGATTGCTGCTAGAGCGCGGAAAAATTTCAGAGGGACTACTAATAGCTATGGGACGGCTATTTGGCAAAATGCGTGGTGGGTTAGCAATCTCGGTCTGCCTAGTAGGCGCTATTTTGGCAGCTTCTACCGGCATTGTTGGAGCGACGGTGGTAACTATGGGGTTGATTTCTTTGCCGGTAATGTTACGTCATCATTATCATCCGGCACTGGCTTGTGGAGTTATCACCGCCTCCGGCACCTTAGGACAGATTATTCCGCCATCTATCGTGCTGGTAATTTTAGGTGACGTCATCAGTAATGCCAATCAAAAAGCACAACTGTCTATGGGTAATTTTTCTCCAGATACTGTGTCTGTTGGAGACTTGTTTTTTGGTGCTCTACTACCTGGACTGTTTTTGGTTGTTATTTATATTGCCTATATTATCGCCATATCACTGATAAAACCAGACTGGACTCCGGCAGTGCAAAAAGAAGATCCAGCAACAACTACTACTAGCGTGTGGCAAGCACTGGTATCACCAATATTACTGATTTTTGCCGTACTCGGTTCCATCCTCGCCGGCATTGCCACGCCAACTGAGGCGGCAGCGGTCGGTGCTGGCGGTGCTATGTTACTAGCTTTTTTCAAAAAAAGCATGACGCCCGAGTTATGGCGCGACGCGATGACACAGACAACACGCATTACTTGCATGGTATTTGTCATTCTTATTGGTGCCAGCATTTTTTCTTTGGTATTTCGCGGTTTTGGCGGCGACGACGTCGTTACTGAAGCACTAAAATCATTGCCCGGCGGTGTGATAACGGCTTTTTTCACGGTTATGTTGTTGATGTTTGTTTTAGGTTTTTTTCTGGATTTTTTAGAAATTATTTTTGTGGTCGTGCCGATTGTCGCGCCAGTACTGATTCAATTGGGCATGGATCCAATCTGGCTAGGAGTGATGATTGCAGTCAATTTGCAAACATCATTTCTTACCCCACCATTTGGCTTTGCTCTGTTTTATTTACGCGGCGTAGTACCCGAAAGTGTTTCCACGGGAACAATTTATCGCGGCGCAATACCTTTTGTTGCACTACAAATTTTAGTATTATTAGCACTATGGTTTTTCCCCGCCGCTGCCACTTGGCTACCACACAAAATATATGGCTAA
- a CDS encoding ion transporter, giving the protein MFRRWRARTRQLRSNKSFEWFTISVIVLSSMSVGVKSYDMAPLIVSILKILDWLVTLYFLAELVVRFLAAGSWRSFFSKGWNIFDFLIVTASLIPVDESEYALLARLLRLFRMMRLIYFVPQLRLLVNALLLAVPRMAYVALMMFVIFYIYGAAGNLFFADVNEYLWGNVGRSMLTLFRVSTFEDWTDVMYETMEIYPLSWTYYLSFIFLSAFVFLNMMIGVIINVLQEEHDRDIVNAREKERLQLLSQLTEVDKRLQGIEAALHNKIPPP; this is encoded by the coding sequence ATGTTTAGACGTTGGCGCGCCCGCACAAGGCAATTGCGTAGCAACAAATCATTTGAGTGGTTTACCATCAGCGTCATCGTTTTGTCGTCAATGAGTGTTGGCGTTAAAAGTTACGATATGGCACCACTGATAGTATCCATATTAAAAATATTGGACTGGCTGGTAACCCTGTATTTTTTAGCAGAATTGGTAGTTCGCTTTTTGGCAGCAGGCAGCTGGCGCAGCTTTTTTAGTAAAGGTTGGAATATTTTTGATTTTCTCATTGTCACCGCAAGTTTGATACCAGTGGATGAAAGTGAATACGCTTTGTTAGCGCGATTATTACGGCTATTTCGTATGATGCGTCTGATTTATTTTGTCCCTCAACTACGCTTGCTGGTTAACGCACTACTACTGGCGGTACCGCGCATGGCCTATGTGGCGCTGATGATGTTTGTTATTTTTTATATTTATGGTGCTGCTGGAAATTTATTTTTTGCCGACGTTAATGAATATTTGTGGGGCAATGTTGGGCGCTCCATGCTAACCTTATTTCGGGTTTCTACATTTGAAGACTGGACGGATGTCATGTATGAAACAATGGAAATCTATCCCCTAAGCTGGACCTACTATCTAAGTTTTATCTTTCTATCCGCTTTTGTATTTCTCAACATGATGATTGGCGTGATTATCAACGTACTGCAAGAAGAGCATGACCGTGACATCGTAAACGCCCGGGAAAAAGAGCGTTTACAATTGCTATCGCAATTGACAGAAGTAGATAAGCGCTTACAAGGAATAGAAGCAGCATTGCACAACAAAATACCACCACCATAA
- a CDS encoding molybdopterin molybdotransferase MoeA, with protein sequence MNQWTPVAEARRLILSRIKPINGESWVPLRDALGCVLSRDIVAPFNVPGHDNSAMDGFACRAADLSAEKDTALRVVGDSFAGHPCTQSVDSGQCVKIMTGAQIPIGADIVIPQEETHTGDAGEIIIVSSERKVGTHVRAAGEDLRRGDAALSAGQLCHPAEIGLMASLGIVEVPVKRKLRVAFFSTGDELKSLGDTLIEGEVYDSNRHTLAAMLQQLGIKATDLGVVADEAAALAETLDAAAAHHDVIITSGGASVGEADFIRPVLAERGEVLFWKVAMRPGRPLAYGKVGNADFFGLPGNPVSVMVCFYQFVRAALWKRAGRIGDGMLPTIPAITLAPLKKAPGRTEFQRGIMSPKQDGNWTVRSTGDQGSGILSSMTQANCFIVLEDSRGAVTTGETVQIQPFEGLVG encoded by the coding sequence ATGAATCAATGGACACCAGTAGCCGAAGCGCGACGGCTCATTCTCTCGCGCATTAAACCTATTAATGGCGAATCTTGGGTGCCGTTGCGTGATGCTCTGGGGTGCGTATTATCACGCGATATTGTTGCGCCATTTAATGTTCCCGGACACGATAATTCCGCTATGGACGGCTTTGCCTGTCGCGCTGCTGATTTGTCTGCAGAAAAAGATACGGCGTTACGCGTCGTTGGCGATTCATTTGCCGGTCATCCGTGTACGCAATCGGTAGACAGTGGCCAGTGTGTCAAAATTATGACTGGTGCACAAATTCCCATTGGTGCCGATATTGTAATTCCACAGGAAGAAACACACACTGGCGATGCCGGTGAAATCATTATTGTTTCAAGCGAGCGCAAAGTCGGCACACATGTGCGCGCCGCTGGTGAAGATTTGCGCAGAGGAGATGCCGCTTTGTCTGCCGGACAACTGTGCCATCCGGCAGAAATTGGGCTAATGGCGTCGTTAGGAATAGTGGAAGTGCCGGTCAAACGTAAATTACGCGTGGCATTTTTTTCCACAGGCGATGAATTAAAATCACTCGGCGATACGCTAATTGAAGGCGAAGTATACGATTCTAATCGCCATACATTGGCGGCGATGTTACAGCAATTAGGTATAAAAGCGACAGACTTGGGCGTGGTAGCTGATGAAGCCGCAGCATTGGCGGAAACTTTGGATGCGGCGGCGGCGCACCACGACGTTATCATTACCAGCGGTGGCGCCTCGGTAGGAGAAGCCGATTTTATTCGTCCGGTACTCGCCGAGCGAGGTGAAGTATTGTTTTGGAAAGTAGCCATGCGACCTGGACGACCATTGGCGTACGGCAAAGTTGGCAATGCCGATTTTTTTGGCTTACCCGGCAACCCAGTATCGGTAATGGTATGTTTTTATCAATTTGTGCGCGCCGCTTTATGGAAACGTGCTGGGCGCATCGGTGACGGAATGTTACCAACAATACCCGCTATAACACTAGCGCCACTCAAAAAAGCGCCAGGGCGAACGGAATTCCAACGCGGCATTATGTCACCAAAACAAGACGGTAACTGGACAGTACGCTCCACTGGCGACCAAGGTTCTGGAATTTTGTCTTCCATGACTCAAGCGAATTGCTTTATTGTATTAGAAGATTCGCGCGGCGCGGTGACTACTGGTGAAACTGTGCAAATACAGCCGTTTGAAGGCCTCGTCGGCTAA
- a CDS encoding GGDEF domain-containing protein — protein sequence MVWNINIRVFFSIIGLFVLLQLVVVGGFLYASNHFYNQWVENCREYQQVTGKINKAQQQIISRTRLARQYAVTGKQQYLDDYRALVTDELFFQLFESFSFSDSEQAWLNNSANLAKQLVEIETTVFDMVPTSLSPAVVQLFTGDYYQAQDSIARQLSALTTSIENRYQSKNTSLQMMLDKLNFYIIVALVVFITITVLILITMHKKILRPISYLTQTIETMWRGEKLEKRVFYKDEIGFLARQFYSMKDYMDENYRDLEIMSFQDALTGLYNRRYFFQAAEQSLQTAKRNKQQICLLMTDLDYFKSVNDIHGHLVGDEVLRHVSSIIAGTVRESDICARFGGEEFIVLLQNTVASGAVTIAEKIRANIENSPYVSGDLTLNLTISIGVSQIGNEKGGINMTLDNADKALYQAKNSGRNRVCLI from the coding sequence ATGGTGTGGAATATAAATATCCGTGTTTTCTTTTCCATTATCGGCCTCTTTGTTTTGCTTCAATTGGTGGTCGTTGGTGGCTTTTTGTACGCGAGCAATCACTTTTACAATCAGTGGGTAGAGAATTGCCGTGAGTATCAGCAGGTCACAGGAAAAATAAATAAAGCTCAACAGCAAATTATCTCTCGCACCCGTCTAGCACGACAGTATGCGGTAACTGGTAAGCAGCAGTATCTGGATGATTATCGCGCTTTGGTCACTGATGAGTTATTTTTCCAGCTATTTGAAAGTTTTTCATTCAGCGATAGTGAGCAAGCGTGGTTAAATAACAGCGCTAATTTAGCTAAGCAGTTAGTAGAAATTGAAACAACAGTGTTTGATATGGTGCCAACTTCGCTGTCGCCGGCAGTTGTTCAGCTCTTTACTGGTGATTATTATCAAGCTCAGGATAGCATTGCGCGACAATTAAGTGCGTTGACAACTTCTATAGAAAATCGATATCAATCAAAAAACACCTCCTTACAAATGATGCTGGACAAGTTGAATTTTTATATTATTGTAGCGCTTGTCGTATTTATTACTATTACGGTGCTCATACTTATTACCATGCACAAAAAAATATTGCGACCTATTTCTTATTTGACACAGACGATTGAGACCATGTGGCGAGGAGAAAAGCTTGAAAAACGAGTGTTTTACAAAGATGAAATTGGTTTTTTAGCTCGTCAGTTTTATTCCATGAAAGACTATATGGATGAAAATTATCGTGATTTGGAAATTATGAGTTTTCAGGATGCACTTACTGGGTTGTATAACCGCCGTTATTTTTTTCAGGCAGCGGAACAATCCCTTCAAACTGCGAAACGAAATAAGCAACAAATTTGTTTGCTGATGACTGATTTGGATTACTTTAAGTCAGTTAATGATATCCATGGTCACTTGGTGGGCGATGAGGTGTTGCGGCACGTGTCGTCAATAATAGCGGGCACTGTGCGTGAATCAGATATTTGTGCTCGTTTCGGTGGTGAGGAATTCATTGTGTTATTGCAAAATACCGTAGCCAGCGGCGCGGTAACGATTGCTGAAAAGATTCGCGCTAACATAGAAAATTCCCCTTATGTTAGTGGTGACTTAACGTTAAATTTAACTATCAGTATCGGCGTTTCTCAGATTGGCAATGAAAAAGGGGGTATTAATATGACCTTAGACAATGCTGATAAGGCGTTGTATCAAGCAAAAAACAGCGGTCGCAACCGAGTTTGCTTGATATAA
- a CDS encoding LysE family transporter translates to MFIAFLQGIALNAGLIIAIGAQNAYVIAQGMERRHPFAVAFVCSCCDALLIGCGLLLADAADTVGKNVLASLTLAGVLFLLWFGLRSAYAALSGQITQTSSYSSQSLRRAIVTSLALSLLNPHAILDMTIIFGGAAATLPADNRLPFAVGGMILSFAWFFTLAYGSARLSPLLTRPIAQRVLNAIVATIMLTTALLLITRLLND, encoded by the coding sequence ATGTTCATTGCTTTTTTACAAGGAATTGCGCTTAATGCTGGCCTTATCATCGCTATTGGTGCGCAAAATGCCTATGTCATCGCACAAGGAATGGAACGTCGCCATCCGTTTGCCGTCGCTTTCGTTTGTTCCTGCTGTGACGCACTGCTTATCGGTTGCGGATTGTTGCTCGCTGACGCTGCCGACACTGTTGGTAAAAATGTTTTGGCATCATTAACCCTAGCGGGAGTACTTTTCTTATTGTGGTTCGGTCTGCGGTCTGCATATGCGGCGCTGTCCGGTCAAATAACACAGACCAGTAGCTACAGCTCCCAGTCATTACGTCGAGCAATCGTTACCTCACTGGCTTTAAGTTTGCTCAATCCGCACGCCATATTAGATATGACAATTATTTTTGGCGGTGCTGCCGCAACACTACCAGCTGATAACCGGTTGCCTTTTGCCGTCGGTGGCATGATTCTGTCTTTTGCTTGGTTTTTTACGCTAGCCTATGGCTCAGCACGATTGTCGCCATTACTGACGCGGCCGATAGCACAACGGGTTTTAAACGCAATTGTCGCTACCATAATGCTTACAACAGCATTGCTGTTGATAACTCGGCTTCTTAATGACTGA
- a CDS encoding transporter substrate-binding domain-containing protein, whose amino-acid sequence MKNPIVAILTAFFILLSPTATAADLRIGVEGAYPPFSAVDEKGELVGFDIDIAKALCFEMRMSCDLVQQDWDGIIPALEAKKYDAIIASMSDTEERREKVDFTEHYYKDGAKFVRKKGSNVKVSYKGLADKTVGVQRGTVTDSFITEEFEGAVIKRYDTLENAHLDLTQGRLDLVLADQFVQQDWVNKNSDEYETTGATYTNSEYFGNISIAVRKGEDELREKINAAIKAIRENGAYKEINDKYFSFDIYGR is encoded by the coding sequence ATGAAAAATCCCATTGTCGCCATATTAACGGCGTTTTTTATTTTGTTGTCACCAACGGCAACGGCAGCCGATTTGCGTATTGGTGTGGAGGGTGCCTATCCGCCCTTTTCTGCTGTAGACGAAAAAGGTGAGCTTGTGGGTTTTGATATTGACATTGCCAAGGCACTGTGCTTTGAAATGCGCATGTCTTGTGATCTAGTACAACAAGATTGGGATGGCATTATCCCTGCTTTAGAAGCGAAAAAATATGATGCCATTATTGCATCAATGTCTGATACTGAAGAACGACGTGAAAAAGTTGATTTTACCGAGCACTATTACAAAGATGGCGCCAAATTTGTACGAAAAAAAGGTAGCAACGTTAAAGTATCGTATAAAGGATTGGCCGATAAAACTGTAGGCGTTCAGCGTGGTACGGTGACCGACAGCTTTATCACTGAAGAGTTTGAAGGTGCCGTTATTAAGCGCTATGACACACTTGAAAACGCACATCTAGATCTCACACAAGGACGGCTAGACCTAGTTTTGGCAGACCAATTCGTCCAGCAAGACTGGGTAAACAAAAATTCTGATGAATACGAAACCACTGGCGCAACCTACACCAACAGTGAATATTTTGGCAACATCTCCATCGCCGTACGCAAGGGAGAAGATGAATTACGTGAAAAAATCAATGCCGCCATTAAAGCAATTAGAGAGAATGGTGCTTATAAAGAAATTAACGACAAGTATTTTTCATTTGATATTTACGGACGTTAA